The following are encoded together in the Apodemus sylvaticus chromosome 11, mApoSyl1.1, whole genome shotgun sequence genome:
- the LOC127696625 gene encoding guanylate-binding protein 6-like, producing MTQPQTAPICLVENHNEQLTVNPKAIEILDRISQPVVVVAIVGLYRTGKSYLMNCLAGQNQGFPLGSTVQSQTKGIWMWCVPQPTKPEHTLVLLDTEGLGDVEKGDPKNDSWIFALGVLLSSTFVYNSMHTINHQALEQLSYVTELTELIRAKSSPNPDGIKNSTEFVSFFPDFVWAVRDFTLELKLNGEEITSDGYLENALKLIPGDRPRIQASNLSRECIRCFFPKRKCFVFDWPTNDKELLQKLDTISEDQLDPKFREGTKAFVSYIFTYAKIKTLREGIKVTGNRLGTLVTTYVDAINSGAVPCLDDAVTTLAQRENSAAVQKAADHYSEQMAQRLRLPTDTLQELLDVHTACEKEAIAVFMEHSFKDENQQFLKELVELLGEKKVLFLLKNEEVSDRYCKEELDNLSKDFMENISTYSVPGGHRLYMDMREKIEHDYWQIPRKGVKASEVFQSFLQSQAIIESSILQADTALTAGEKAIAEERAQKEAAEKEQELLRQKQKEQQELMEAQEKSHKENLEQLRKKLVQEREQLIKDQNMMLEKQLQDQKAFLEEGFKKKADEMNGEIKRLRHNIEDMKQNTGSVVDHIVRGFATVLSAPVLLVAGAIQGIASLFRK from the exons ATGACCCAACCACAAACGGCTCCCATTTGTCTTGTGGAAAACCACAATGAACAGCTGACAGTGAACCCGAAAGCCATAGAGATTCTGGACAGGATTTCTCAGCCAGTGGTGGTCGTGGCTATTGTTGGATTGTACCGTACAGGGAAGTCCTATTTGATGAACTGTTTGGCAGGACAGAATCAAG gCTTCCCTCTGGGCTCCACTGTGCAGTCTCAGACCAAGGGCATCTGGATGTGGTGTGTGCCACAACCCACCAAGCCAGAGCACACCCTGGTCCTCCTGGACACCGAAGGCCTGGGGGATGTGGAAAAG GGTGATCCTAAGAATGACTCCTGGATCTTCGCCCTTGGTGTGCTACTGAGTAGCACCTTTGTCTACAACAGCATGCACACCATCAACCACCAGGCCCTGGAGCAGCTGAG TTATGTCACAGAACTCACTGAGCTGATCAGAGCAAAGTCTTCCCCAAATCCTGATGGAATAAAGAATTCCACAGAGTTTGTGAGTTTCTTTCCAGACTTTGTCTGGGCTGTTCGGGATTTTACACTGGAGCTGAAGTTAAATGGGGAAGAAATCACAAGTGATGGGTACCTGGAGAATGCCCTGAAGCTGATCCCAG GCGACCGTCCCAGAATCCAAGCTTCCAATTTGTCCAGGGAATGCATCAGATGTTTCTTTCCTAAGCGGAAATGTTTTGTCTTTGACTGGCCAACGAATGACAAAGAACTCTTACAAAAACTTGACACTATCTCAGAAGACCAACTGGATCCTAAGTTTAGGGAAGGAACAAAGGCTTTTGTTTCTTACATCTTCACTTATGCCAAGATCAAGACCCTCAGAGAAGGAATTAAAGTCACTGGGAATC GTCTGGGGACTCTGGTGACAACCTATGTGGATGCCATCAACAGTGGAGCGGTGCCTTGTCTGGATGATGCAGTGACAACTCTGGCCCAGCGTGAGAACTCAGCAGCTGTGCAGAAGGCAGCCGACCACTACAGTGAGCAGATGGCCCAGCGACTGAGGCTTCCCACAGACACGCTCCAGGAGCTGCTGGATGTGCACACAGCCTGTGAGAAGGAAGCCATTGCTGTCTTCATGGAGCACTCCTTCAAGGACGAAAATCAGCAGTTCCTGAAGGAGCTGGTG GAATTATTAGGTGAGAAGAAAGTGCTTTTCCTTTTGAAGAATGAAGAGGTATCTGATAGATACTGCAAGGAAGAACTGGATAATCTTTCAAAGGATTTTATGGAAAATATCTCAACATATTCTGTTCCTGGAGGACACAGGCTCTACATGGACATGAGGGAGAAGATTGAGCATGACTACTGGCAGATTCCCCGGAAAGGGGTGAAG GCAAGCGAAGTCTTCCAGAGCTTTCTGCAGTCACAGGCCATCATTGAGAGTTCCATCCTGCAGGCAGATACAGCCCTCACTGCTGGAGAGAAGGCCATTGCAG AGGAGCGAGCCCAGAAGGAGGCAGCTGAGAAGGAGCAGGAGCTGCtaagacagaagcagaaggagcagCAGGAGTTGATGGAGGCTCAGGAGAAAAGTCACAAGGAAAACCTAGAGCAACTGAGAAAGAAGCTGGTGCAGGAGAGAGAGCAGCTCATCAAAGACCAAAATatgatgctggagaagcagctgcag GATCAAAAGGCTTTCCTTGAGGAAGGGTTTAAGAAGAAAGCTGATGAAATGAATGGAGAGATAAAACGACTGAGACATAACATCGAGGATATGAAACAAAACACTGGTTCAGTTGTGGACCATATCGTAAGAGGATTTGCTACAGTTTTATCTGCTCCCGTTTTACTGGTTGCAGGGGCTATACAAGGTATTGCTTCACTTTTCAGGAAGTGA